AAAGATTTTGCTGACAACATTAATAATGAAATGATTGTGGGTAATGATTGACAATGATTAGGTGCAATTATCAAGGCAGATGCTTTAACACAAGAACAGGGGAGGGAACGAGAAATCCTGATGAATTTGAAGTCATTTTTGGAAGTAAAAAACAAGGTAAATAGAGGGAATTACACTAAATGGAATCAGTTCACCTCAGATCATTGTGATTGGTCTGGTGTTTCTTGTGATCCTGTTTCCGGTCAGGTCACCGGAATCGACCTCTCGTCGAGCAGCCTAAATGGGGAGATATCAGGCAATTTCTCAGGATTATCAGAGCTTAAATTTCTTGATTTATCAGGGAATACTTTAAGTATGATTCCTGATGATTTGGGTGGgtgtaaaaatcttaaaattctTAATGTGTCACATAATATGATTAGTGGGGAGCTGAATTTTACTGGGTTTAGCAGCTTAGAGGTATTGGATTTATCAATGAACAAAATCGGGGGCGAAATTCAGGTCAGTTTCCCAGCAATTTGCAGCAAATTGAGGGTGTTAAACATCTCTACTAATAACTTTACTGGGTCAATTGATGGGTGCTTTGATGGGTGCCCTAATTTGGAGTATATTGATCTTAGTGCAAATAATTTTACTGGGAAAATCTGGTCTGGTTTCTCAAAACTTAAGGGTTTTGATATTGGGGAAAATCAGTTTTCTGGGTCATTTCCTTCTTGGTATTTCAACCAAAATTGTAGCTTGGAGATTCTAGACTTGTCAGAAAACAATTTTAATGGGGAATTTCCTGATGAAATTTCCAATTGCAAAAATCTGTCTGATTTGATTTTGGGTGGTAATAATTTCACTGGGAGTGTTCCTGAAACTCTCGGGTCGATCTCGGGTCTTAAAGTATTAATCCTTGGAGGAAATAAGTTCTCAAATAGGATCCCAGAATCACTACTGAATTGCAAGAATTTGCTGTTCTTGGACTTAAGTAGTAATGATCTTGGTAATGAAATACCACCTATCTTAGGCAGATTCACTCAGCTGCAAGTTCTTGTTCTGCACAACAATTCATTCAATGGAGGGTTGAATTCATCTGGGATTTTTCAGTCATCGAATCTTCGAAGATTAGACCTCAGTTTTAACAAATTTTCGGGTCATCTTCCGGCTGAAATTTCCTCAATGGTTAACTTACAATTCCTAGACTTTGCTTATAACAACTTTTCAGGGGAAATTCCTTCTGAATATGGAAATCTTAATCAACTTTTAGCCCTTGATCTTTCTCATAATAGATTAACGGGTTCTATCCCACCGAGTTTAGGGAAATTAACCTCGCTTCTTTGGCTTATGCTTGCGAATAATTCCTTAACGGGTGAAATTCCTTCTAATTTGGGTAACTGTAGTAGCTTGTTATGGCTAAATTTAGCAAATAACAATCTGTATGGAAGACTCCCTGTTGAACTGACAAAGATTGGGAGTAATCCCATGCCTACGTTTTTGTCGAACAGACATGGGAAAATTGTTCCTGGATCCGGGGAATGTTTGGCAATGAAGAGATGGATACCTGCAGATTACCCTCCTTTTAGTTTTGTATATAGTTTGCTTACTAGGAAGAGTTGCAGAAGTATTTGGGATAGGATACTAAAAGGGTATGGTCTATTCCCGATTTGTTCTCCTGGTTCGAAAGTTCAGACACTTCAGATTTCGGGTTATCTTCAGCTAACTGGGAATCTATTTTCTGGTGAAATACCTTCTGAAATTGGTAACATGAAGAATTTTAGTATGCTGCATTTTGCTGATAATCACTTCAATGGTTCGTTGCCCTCGACTATCGATAAAATGTCGCTCGCGTTCTTAAATGTGTCGAGGAACAGATTTTCTGGTACAATTCCGATGCAAATAGGAAATCTTTGGTGTCTGCAAGATCTTGATTTGTCAATGAATAACTTCTCGGGTGTTTTTCCTACAAGCTTGAATATGTTGGGTGAATTGAGCAAGTTCAATGTTTCTTTCAATCCGTTCATATCTGGTGTTATTCCGTCAACTGGGCAACTATCGACATTTGATAAAGAGTGTTACCTTGGTAATCCTTTATTAGTCCTTCCGCCTTTTATCAATGGATCCTCGAAATCACATTTGAATAAGGAAGAGTCGCACAAGACAGTTCGAGGTACAAAACTTGCGAGTTTTTTAGTCGTCATAATTTTGGTGCTTGTTTTTTTAATCAGTGGTGTACTGTCAATCCTATGCTACAATTTTGCGAAAACTTCGTCAGGAAACACAACCATATGTCTCTTAAAAGACACGAAATGGAGGCATGATTTATCTTCTTGCTCGAGTAATTCCTCCTCGTCACCATGGATTTCAGATGCAATCAAAATCATTCGACTTGACAAAACAGCGTTCACACACTCGGACATACTAAAAGCGACAGGAAATTTCTCTGAAGATCGAGTGATCGGTAGAGGAGGATACGCGACAGTTTATAAAGGCGTATTCCCGGATGGTAGAGTAGTTGCAGTGAAGAAGCTACAAAGCAGTGGGATCGAAGGAGAACGAGAATTCCAAGCAGAAATGGATGTTCTTAGCCAAAATGGAGTTAACTGGCCCCACCCGAACCTAGTCAACCTCTACGGATGGTGCCTTGATGGTGCTGACAAATTGCTCGTGTACGAGTACATGGAAGGAGGGACCTTAGAGGATCTAATCTCAGACAGAACAAGACTAAGATGGAAAACCCGGGTTGAAATTGCAATCGATATTGCACGTGCTTTAGTCTTCCTACACCACGAGTGCTACCCTTCGATAGTCCATAGAGACGTAAAAGCAAGCAATGTGTTACTAGACAGAAATGGAAAAGCTCGAGTGACAGATTTCGGTCTAGCAAGAGTAGTAGATGCAGGACACACACATGTCACCACCACAGTGGCCGGGACAGTAGGGTATGTTGCACCCGAGTATAGTCAAACATGGCAAGCGACTACAAAAGGTGATGTTTATAGCTTCGGAGTGTTAGCCATGGAGCTTGCGACTGGTAGGAGGGCAGTAGACGGTGGTGAAGAGTGTTTGTTAGAGTGGGCTAGACGAGTTGTTGGAGAAAATGAACAGCAAGAACTTGATCAATCAGTGCTTCAGGAACTGGTAAGGGAACAAGGGAAAAACGAAGGCGCATCAGAAATGGGCCGAATGTTATGCATAGGAATGAAATGCACAGCAGAAACACCTCAGGCGCGGCCTAATATGAAGGAGGTTTTGTCGATGTTGATTAAAATTATAGGGTATGAAGAAATCTGTAAGGATTATGTGTCCATAGTTTGTGATGTATAGGACTATAGTTTTTAGTTTGAAGAAGTGTTCATAGAGTTTATAGTTTGTTGTTATAGTCAGACACAGAAGATAACAGCACAGGTAATTAGGCATACACAGGATAGCATTCTTCTTGTACACATCCCACTCATTGTTTTTCAGAAAAAATTGCAGATTTGCTATGATAAATAATACCAAAAGGATTTATCTCTGAATTTCCAGTATTTGGTGTTGTGAGTTTATGATACATGTTTTTGTTTCATTGTGTTGATACTTTTAACAGTGCGGTCCAAATTGACCCACTTAATCGAAATTAAGTATGACTTGATCAAATTAGTACATTGTCAAACGTTAGTTCGAAATGACACATTGTGCAAAGAAAAGATAGTGAAGATCATGATGATGCCTCCAACTGTATTATTTATTCAGATTATTAACTTATTATGATACCCCGAATTGAGTTATAAAAGGGATTAATAgactattcatatcaacaaggtgcatcttctttttaaGAGAGATTATTTGTTAAGAACTTTACACTTAAGCATGAGCAATCTTAAGATGAATGTCCTTCTACACCATCCATGATCCATATGTAGTCACCAGTGGTCTGATACGACCGGAGTGTTACACTCAAGGTGATTAGATCGGGATTCTACCTAGGATCGTTGAAggggtaggatcgaaatcgATAAAAtcggatcgtagaatcgtgtgatcctacaaatatgcattaatgttctttggattactgattattaattatatttgttcacttttaaaagttttaaggtgtaagtaaaaacttatttgactttatctattaatttttgaaataaaatacttttaataatcatttttaaactgtaaatcaagaaaaacttgaattttataaagatattgatataattattttaaatatatatttatatgtaagtgaaacttgtattatatgaaaatattttacgattGAAACTACCCTTGTAGAATCAAATCTTTGGATCGTAGGATCATAGAATCATGTTATGTAACTACCAcctaaattcttgagctaagtagtatcgcacgattctaccacattaagatcctacctacgATCTGGATCAAAATCGGAATTTTGATAACTATGAATACACTTATGAATTGAAATCGTATGTCTATTATATTTTTCGCATACTCctattattttgaaatacttgatTATGAACTCTATTGAAATTAGGATTTGAGTATTTTATTTACTTGTATAAAAAAATGGTTTGGTGTGGTTTGGTTTGATTATTAACATTTCCTTAATCTAGAAATATTATGGATACTTTGATATTGTTTTTAGAAAATGTGGTTTGGACCCTGAGTGCCATCAGGTTCTGAATCTGATCATGCTTAAGTTGTATGTGTTCTGAATGGATAAAAGGCATCGTATATGGATGAAGTCTTCCCTTGAGTCTAGTGAATATTTCAaacaaataagattttttaataataatttataaaataaatttggcTCTAaagtaatttccaaaataagcgtctttgtaTAGTAGCAAACAAGAGAAATGCgctaaaagtcaaaaaaatttaCCATAATTTGTTCGTCATTAGTAACATGTAAAAaggaaaacaatatttaaaaataaaataataattatactttttttttagaaaaaaatagtaattatactTTTAAGCATagtaattttttgattattatttaaaattaaaaaataagaatatttaataaaatacacagagttttttttttctctttaaattCGGATCatataactcaaaaaaaatagaagagtTTATTAAGTCATAAGAAGGTAAACTACTTCTATAATAGAGAGTTACATATACTCCGATCTCCTAAACAGTTGACTGCCttcaaaattcacaaaaaacGATGAACTGTGTATGAAACTGAAAAGACCATATTTTCTGCTTCATCAAAATTCAGAAAGTGCTCCATCCACTGAGGAGGTAAACTTTACTTTCAAGGCCCTCTAATCTTTATTAAATTACTTTTTTGAAtctaaattttttgttgttcttgttatCTATTATCTAATCCCCTCTCCCTCCCTTGAATTTACTTTAGTACAATTAAAACTCCTACTTTGATTTGCATAATGTAGCCAATTGAGAGGGGCATAGAAGAGTACTAATGAAATGCGTTGTGTTGATTTTTAATGCAATTTACTTCACTACAATTTGATTCATGTTTCTTTTTGTATAGAATCATAAGGTTAATTGAAATTGCAGatagaatgaaaaagaattgaaGAAATGTGTGTATGACTGTGAATAATTAGGGGAAGATCATAGAAGGGTAGtacaaaacaaataattaatggGGATCCGAGCTGACAGGAAGAAGTATGTGATGTCAGTAGAGTTTGCTTTGCAAAGAGAGTTTGATTACAGGCAGAAGCTTGAAAATCAAGCTCTTAAGCCATGCCAGTTTGCACAGGTAACACTTTTTTTGCTCTTCATTTTTTTCCTTCATTTCACTTAGATGTTGTTTCATTCAACTATGGCAATCAAATTTTGGTTTAGTGGTCTGAATTTTAAGTTAAGTGATCGAAATTACGTGATTTGGCCTGAATgttgtagactttgatactttgatgTTTGTAATTCGAAAAAACATTAAGCTGTAATTcgaaaaatttaaaactttaaagttgtaatttgcaaattatttgttTGTGTATATAAACTATCTTGGGGTCTCAatcataagcttaagcttttggttgaattggttccttaacatggtatcagaatcCAACTTgataagaggtcacgggtttgaatctcaaccattcctcatttaaagtggaatatgtGCATCCACAATTCTAGTCCAATGGGCTCTCATGTGAGGggcgtattagagtatataacatatactggacctcaaccataagcttacgtttttggttgagttggttctttgacattaTTCTTCCATGAAACTTTTATTGTATTTTCACAGTTTTTTATTATCATCTAATACCAACTTTCTAAGCGGTAATTGTGTTGAATGGAATATGGTTTGAAAAGCAGAAAGGTTGACATCCCTTGCATAGAACTGTTTTGTCCATGTATTTGACCCCATATTTTGGGATCAAGATTTTACCTTTAGCATTGTCGCTGTGTTGAGAATGAAGATTGCTTGAGAAATATTCAAGAAATGTGTGTTACTTTACTTTCTGTTTTCATGTGCAGGTTTCAGGATCAGCTGCAAACGAAATTCCAAGAACTACACCGCCTCAACCTCCTCCGAGCCCGTTACACCCAAATCATGGGCCGATTCGTGGGCTGCAGCATCCTAGATCAGTACACGCAAGACCTTCACCTTATCCATATCCGCCTCCAAGCACAACGCCAAGTCAAACTCCAAGTGCTGGCCCATCTTGTTCGGCTGTACAGAGGAGGAAAGCCCCAGTACCTCTTCCAGATGGAGTTTTTACATGTAAAGTTTGTCAAATCGACTGCAAAACTGGGTTCAATCTGTTGAATCACTACCAGGGTCAAAAACACAAGGCCAAATTGCGAGGGTTGAAGGGGAAAGAAGTTGCGAGTGTAGCTGTAAGTCCAGTACCAAAAGTAAACGATAGCGAAAGGAGGCCCTACTGCGACGTGTGTGGGATCTGGTGCGCTGATGAGTACACTTTCCGTCTGCACTTCAACTGCACCAACCATATTCTCAAACAGTATGACAATCTTATCAAAACAAGGGTGTATTCCTGAAAAATAATATCTGAATGTGTATTTTTCATTTCTTATTAATATCTTCAAACAAACCTTTGTTACTCTTGAAGATGAAATATTTGCATTGTAATTGAATAATCTCTTCATGTCATAGTTTTGGGGTATAACTTGTGTGTAAGTACTATCGCTCGGATGTCATACCTTTAATTAGTAACTCGGTAGCATACAGAGGATCAGGCATACAGTAGCTCGGTTCCTATCTCAGATAATAGTCGTTGGCTAAGGCTGATAAATCTTACTCAAGCTGACACATTTTATGTTTGGGAGAGGTTGGCGACATGAACCGAGTTCAGTAACAGACACTCACACACCACCCGAAAGTTTTAATCGAATGTTTATTGCTTGTCAATTAGACGATAACTACTTAATGGTGTACCTTATACTTCCCGTGTCCCATAAATTTGCAGTAAATTTTTTTAGTCCATCTCATATAATTTGATTCAGAAAAGGAAGCATTAATACAGTATGTCAGTATATTAAGATGAAAACATTTGGGCATTTTTCAGCACTAGTATATCAAGATCCTGAATGGAGTGTACTGTGAGGAAAGGACAAGAACAAAAACAACCTCCACATTCCACCTTCCTCCATATATGTGCTATCTTACTGATCCTAAAAGTTTATAAGTATAACCCTTATTTTGTGTTTTCTGACACTCTCTCCTTCCATCAGTTATTAGTACTAGGAGAAAAATGGGTAGCGAAAGAGGTAAGTCATTAATGTCTGTGGAGCTTGCAATGAAAAGGGAGATGGCGTATCATCGACATTTGGAATTAGTGCAGTTGATTGAAGACTGTAAATCTGGAGAACTCCCTGCATCTCCAAATGTAAGTTAATAAGTTTCTTATATTCTATGCCTTATTATGATCCCGCGTATGTGGGGTATGGGATGGTAAGATGTAGGCAACCTTATTTTAATGAATAGTGATGATAAAGATGTTGTTTCTAATTAACACTTGGTAGCAAACATTATCTGCAACTTCACGTAAATAAGAATTGCAcgtgatttaatgagtcattatAATACGGAACCAAAGAACTGTATATTTTTGGCCCCATCAAAACATTAGACACgcatgattttatttacaagcAAATTATGTAATCCTTGCAGCAAACATCATTGACAACTTCAAGATTGACTTCTCAGATAAGTCTCAACCATATTCCAAACCCAAGGCCTAAGTTCATCAGCAACCATCCATGTTTGGATTCAAATAAGAGGCCTGATCAGTTTTCAGTACCAAGACCGGCCAATCCTCAAGGTCTAAAACAAGGTCCTTTTTCTGTTCACTGAGGGCAAGCCCAAGGCCAAACACACCTCAAAACCCGGGTTCAACTTCAAGGGCCAATTCATCAAATGTTGGCTCTTCTGCTAGTCCGATGTCAGTGTCAACTATAGGCCCGAGCCACAAGCGAAAGGAAGCATCTACACAACAATTCGAGGCTACAACTAAGGGTAAGGCGATGAAGCTATATTGTGATGACTGTAAGGTGCAATGCCCTTCTTCTCTTCATCTCAAGATGCACTTTGGGGGTCATAAACACCAAGCTCAAgtgaagaaagacaagaaagtcGTAAGTGATTCTGATGATACAAGACTTTACTGTAAGTTGTGTGAAGTTTGGTGCGTGAATCAGTTTTCGTGGAAGCAGCATGTCGTTGGAAagaatcacattcataaacttcatGTTGCTCGAAACAATGAATGAAAAGGATAGCGAAGTTTATGCAAAATCGAGATTTTTAGCTATTAGTGTTCATATGAAGATCTTAGGTTTGTTGGTCAATGAGTTAATACATCTTTCGgttttttaataatactttGTTAGTTTTGAGATTAAACTTGATAGATTATATAACATCGAGTGTCTTAGGAGTACATCAacaaaaagcttaagctaatcaTGACTCGTGTGATGAGACAAGAGTTTCTTCCATCGCATTCTCGTGTGTTAAACTGGTACTTACTACTGAACCAGAATTCAACCACTTGATCCTTATCTTAATAGATCAAACAAGGATTGCATTATCAATTCCAATGGCCTGATGTTGCATCAGTAAACAGAAGGTTGAATC
This Amaranthus tricolor cultivar Red isolate AtriRed21 chromosome 13, ASM2621246v1, whole genome shotgun sequence DNA region includes the following protein-coding sequences:
- the LOC130798210 gene encoding probable LRR receptor-like serine/threonine-protein kinase At1g74360 encodes the protein MVEEDSDRLALQIYKIPLSFILLIIFSGAIIKADALTQEQGREREILMNLKSFLEVKNKVNRGNYTKWNQFTSDHCDWSGVSCDPVSGQVTGIDLSSSSLNGEISGNFSGLSELKFLDLSGNTLSMIPDDLGGCKNLKILNVSHNMISGELNFTGFSSLEVLDLSMNKIGGEIQVSFPAICSKLRVLNISTNNFTGSIDGCFDGCPNLEYIDLSANNFTGKIWSGFSKLKGFDIGENQFSGSFPSWYFNQNCSLEILDLSENNFNGEFPDEISNCKNLSDLILGGNNFTGSVPETLGSISGLKVLILGGNKFSNRIPESLLNCKNLLFLDLSSNDLGNEIPPILGRFTQLQVLVLHNNSFNGGLNSSGIFQSSNLRRLDLSFNKFSGHLPAEISSMVNLQFLDFAYNNFSGEIPSEYGNLNQLLALDLSHNRLTGSIPPSLGKLTSLLWLMLANNSLTGEIPSNLGNCSSLLWLNLANNNLYGRLPVELTKIGSNPMPTFLSNRHGKIVPGSGECLAMKRWIPADYPPFSFVYSLLTRKSCRSIWDRILKGYGLFPICSPGSKVQTLQISGYLQLTGNLFSGEIPSEIGNMKNFSMLHFADNHFNGSLPSTIDKMSLAFLNVSRNRFSGTIPMQIGNLWCLQDLDLSMNNFSGVFPTSLNMLGELSKFNVSFNPFISGVIPSTGQLSTFDKECYLGNPLLVLPPFINGSSKSHLNKEESHKTVRGTKLASFLVVIILVLVFLISGVLSILCYNFAKTSSGNTTICLLKDTKWRHDLSSCSSNSSSSPWISDAIKIIRLDKTAFTHSDILKATGNFSEDRVIGRGGYATVYKGVFPDGRVVAVKKLQSSGIEGEREFQAEMDVLSQNGVNWPHPNLVNLYGWCLDGADKLLVYEYMEGGTLEDLISDRTRLRWKTRVEIAIDIARALVFLHHECYPSIVHRDVKASNVLLDRNGKARVTDFGLARVVDAGHTHVTTTVAGTVGYVAPEYSQTWQATTKGDVYSFGVLAMELATGRRAVDGGEECLLEWARRVVGENEQQELDQSVLQELVREQGKNEGASEMGRMLCIGMKCTAETPQARPNMKEVLSMLIKIIGYEEICKDYVSIVCDV
- the LOC130798623 gene encoding uncharacterized protein LOC130798623; the encoded protein is MGIRADRKKYVMSVEFALQREFDYRQKLENQALKPCQFAQVSGSAANEIPRTTPPQPPPSPLHPNHGPIRGLQHPRSVHARPSPYPYPPPSTTPSQTPSAGPSCSAVQRRKAPVPLPDGVFTCKVCQIDCKTGFNLLNHYQGQKHKAKLRGLKGKEVASVAVSPVPKVNDSERRPYCDVCGIWCADEYTFRLHFNCTNHILKQYDNLIKTRVYS